One window of the Chloroflexota bacterium genome contains the following:
- a CDS encoding deoxynucleoside kinase translates to MAKHLVLVAGNIGAGKTSLTERLGQRLGWRTAFESVSDNPYLSDFYADMRQWSFHLQVFFLGHRAEQHLELAHDPQSTIADRSIYEDAYIFARALHHLENLSERDYKAYRRLFELVTASLPSPDLLIYLKAPVPVLIERIRQRGRAMETGITADYLSLLESFYVDWLDSFDICPVLTIQSDDLDFVNKKNHLDIVEQRILDKLSGKEELIFSS, encoded by the coding sequence ATGGCAAAACATCTTGTTCTGGTCGCTGGAAATATTGGCGCTGGAAAAACATCACTCACCGAACGGCTGGGGCAACGTCTGGGCTGGCGCACGGCTTTCGAATCGGTTTCGGACAACCCCTATCTTTCTGATTTTTACGCCGATATGCGCCAGTGGTCGTTCCATTTGCAGGTTTTCTTTCTTGGGCATCGCGCCGAGCAGCATCTCGAATTGGCGCACGATCCCCAATCTACAATTGCCGATCGCAGCATTTATGAAGATGCCTACATTTTCGCTCGCGCCCTGCACCATCTTGAGAACCTCAGCGAACGAGATTACAAGGCCTACCGCCGCTTGTTTGAATTGGTCACGGCGAGCTTGCCCTCGCCCGACCTGCTAATTTATCTCAAAGCCCCGGTGCCGGTGTTGATTGAGCGCATTCGGCAGCGCGGCCGCGCGATGGAGACTGGCATTACCGCCGATTATCTCTCGTTGCTGGAATCTTTTTATGTGGATTGGTTGGACAGCTTTGATATTTGCCCGGTACTGACGATCCAATCGGATGATCTGGATTTTGTAAATAAAAAAAATCATCTTGATATTGTCGAGCAGCGCATTCTGGATAAATTATCTGGCAAAGAGGAGCTGATTTTTTCCTCATAA
- the ftsZ gene encoding cell division protein FtsZ, producing the protein MQTMNQPESFARIKVVGVGGGGCNAVDRMIDEGLQGVEFIAVNTDAQALALSRASIRVRIGDKLTRGLGSGGDPEVGQKAAEESAEELYNVLKGSDMTFITAGIGGGTGTGASSVIAQISREIGALTIGVVTRPFTFEGARRIKSAELGIDGLKEHADTLIVIPNDRLLQIVDKRSSLQDAFKVADDVLRQGIQGISELITIPGLINLDFADVRTIMSEGGAALMAVGKASGEERARDAAEQAISSQLLDITIDGARGILFNVTGGPGLTLFEVNQAAAIIKETAHPDVNLIFGAVIDPDMGDDLRVTVIATGFESSGIPRNIMERAVRQREVVPEKAQREEFKPRTLNTEDLDIPTFLRNRVRS; encoded by the coding sequence ATGCAAACAATGAATCAACCTGAATCATTTGCCCGCATAAAAGTGGTTGGTGTTGGCGGTGGCGGTTGCAACGCGGTTGACCGCATGATCGATGAAGGCCTGCAAGGTGTGGAATTCATCGCGGTCAATACCGATGCTCAGGCGCTGGCTCTGTCCCGCGCTTCCATCCGGGTGCGCATTGGCGATAAGCTAACGCGCGGCCTGGGTTCTGGCGGCGACCCCGAAGTTGGGCAAAAAGCTGCCGAAGAATCGGCCGAGGAGCTATATAATGTTCTCAAAGGCTCCGATATGACCTTTATTACCGCCGGAATTGGCGGTGGCACCGGAACGGGTGCCTCCTCGGTGATCGCCCAAATCTCGCGCGAGATTGGCGCGCTGACGATTGGCGTTGTCACCCGCCCCTTTACATTTGAGGGCGCCCGGCGCATTAAATCTGCCGAACTGGGAATTGATGGTCTCAAAGAGCACGCCGATACACTTATCGTTATCCCCAATGATCGCCTGCTCCAGATTGTCGATAAACGCTCCAGCCTGCAAGACGCCTTCAAAGTTGCCGATGACGTTCTGCGCCAGGGCATTCAGGGCATCTCAGAGCTGATTACTATCCCTGGCCTGATTAACCTCGACTTCGCCGATGTGCGCACCATCATGTCCGAGGGTGGCGCCGCGCTCATGGCCGTAGGTAAAGCCTCGGGCGAAGAACGTGCCCGCGATGCAGCCGAGCAAGCTATCTCCAGCCAATTGTTGGATATTACGATTGATGGCGCGCGCGGCATTCTCTTCAACGTCACCGGTGGCCCCGGGCTGACGCTCTTTGAAGTCAACCAGGCTGCCGCAATCATCAAAGAGACCGCGCACCCCGATGTGAACCTGATCTTTGGCGCTGTGATCGATCCCGATATGGGCGATGATCTGCGTGTGACCGTGATTGCCACCGGCTTCGAGAGTTCGGGCATTCCGCGCAACATCATGGAGCGCGCCGTCCGCCAGCGTGAGGTTGTACCCGAAAAAGCGCAACGCGAAGAATTTAAACCGCGCACGCTCAATACAGAAGACCTGGACATTCCCACCTTCTTACGTAACCGCGTGCGTTCGTAG
- a CDS encoding PAS domain-containing protein, which translates to MGNAMWVSRLLYFVGITISLLVLWLTWKYRGTRGRLAWWGLVLVDNLFVIAYMLEIISPDMSKKLFWGNLRFIVTAFGPLAWLYSSFLFSQRQTRYPRVLWPILLLWPTIFILLVYTDPFHRLIYPPGSLKFISSNLLLDYSLPLITQLLIAYSFIIAAIAIFIFVARFFSVRKIFRWQIATLLFGILFPYVGILLSLLPNMIPNDLDLTFYTIVIGNLILAWGLYRYQLFDIIPIAREVLIENIHDGVLVLDEQQRVVDINPIALAYINLDDMDVIGSDVSMILPVEKRELQNLDNNGSLIEIQLANGDEKRALEIKGVQLEDKSGNITGRLLVLYDITEKKHAQQKLEAANKQLIGLNARLQKANTELEKLSKIKDEFIANISHELRSPLNNIRLNHDLLSMRPESSEKYLDVLKRETERLTVLIEDLLMVSRVEQQQVQPKKSPFDLNQLLTEYFTDRQALARDRGLSMSLVLDETIPFATADRAMVSYMISALLTNAINFTPAGGTITVASHQRSKTENTCVGISITDTGIGILPEEQTKIFMRFVRGAAIPYNIPGTGLGLAVVKELVELHRGEIQLTSTGIPGEGSKFQIWLPVCDK; encoded by the coding sequence ATGGGAAACGCAATGTGGGTTTCAAGGCTTCTATATTTTGTGGGGATTACTATATCTCTTCTGGTCTTGTGGTTGACTTGGAAATACCGTGGCACAAGGGGTAGGTTGGCGTGGTGGGGGTTGGTCTTGGTAGATAATTTATTTGTAATTGCTTATATGCTGGAAATAATCAGTCCGGATATGAGCAAAAAACTATTCTGGGGTAATTTGCGTTTTATTGTGACTGCTTTTGGCCCGTTGGCATGGCTATATTCCAGTTTTTTGTTTTCACAGCGCCAGACACGATATCCTAGAGTCTTGTGGCCGATTTTATTACTTTGGCCAACCATTTTTATCCTGTTGGTTTATACCGATCCTTTTCACCGTCTCATCTACCCCCCAGGTTCGCTAAAATTCATTTCATCCAATTTGCTATTGGACTACTCTTTGCCGCTAATTACCCAATTGTTGATTGCATATAGTTTTATTATTGCTGCAATTGCAATCTTCATTTTCGTTGCGCGTTTTTTTTCAGTGCGCAAGATATTTCGCTGGCAAATTGCAACCCTTCTGTTTGGTATTTTATTTCCCTATGTTGGGATACTCCTTTCATTGTTACCCAATATGATACCAAATGATTTAGATCTGACTTTTTATACCATTGTTATTGGCAACCTAATCCTTGCCTGGGGCTTATATCGTTATCAGTTATTTGATATTATCCCCATCGCACGCGAAGTCCTAATTGAAAATATTCATGATGGTGTTTTGGTATTGGATGAACAGCAACGCGTAGTAGATATCAACCCCATTGCGTTAGCTTATATAAACCTGGACGACATGGATGTAATTGGAAGTGATGTGTCCATGATATTGCCAGTAGAAAAAAGAGAGCTTCAAAATCTTGATAATAATGGTTCTCTGATAGAAATTCAACTTGCCAATGGAGATGAAAAACGCGCTCTTGAGATCAAAGGCGTGCAACTTGAAGATAAATCGGGGAATATCACCGGTAGATTGCTGGTTCTTTACGATATTACCGAGAAGAAACACGCCCAACAAAAGCTTGAAGCCGCAAATAAGCAATTGATAGGTTTAAATGCCCGCTTGCAGAAAGCGAACACGGAGTTAGAGAAACTCAGTAAAATCAAAGATGAATTTATCGCCAACATTTCCCACGAACTGCGCTCACCACTGAATAATATTCGCCTCAATCATGATCTATTATCTATGCGCCCCGAATCATCTGAAAAATATCTGGATGTACTCAAGCGTGAAACCGAGCGCCTGACAGTGTTGATTGAAGATTTGCTAATGGTCTCGCGGGTAGAACAGCAACAAGTCCAACCGAAGAAAAGCCCTTTTGACCTCAACCAATTGCTAACCGAATACTTTACAGACCGCCAGGCGCTTGCTCGTGATCGTGGATTATCCATGTCGCTGGTGTTGGATGAAACGATCCCGTTTGCGACAGCCGATCGAGCGATGGTTAGCTATATGATCAGCGCGCTGTTGACAAATGCGATCAATTTCACCCCGGCTGGCGGAACGATTACCGTTGCCTCGCACCAACGCTCAAAAACGGAAAACACTTGCGTCGGAATCAGTATTACAGATACAGGCATTGGTATTTTGCCCGAAGAGCAGACCAAAATCTTCATGCGGTTTGTTCGCGGTGCCGCGATTCCCTATAACATTCCTGGCACAGGGCTGGGATTGGCCGTCGTGAAAGAATTGGTTGAACTCCATCGGGGCGAAATTCAACTGACCAGTACAGGCATTCCGGGGGAAGGGAGCAAATTCCAGATTTGGTTGCCGGTATGTGACAAATGA
- a CDS encoding adenosylcobalamin-dependent ribonucleoside-diphosphate reductase: MVLTTNTHQIEKVQLPDDMRQIKLSENSYQVFKRRYMRRDQYGQPVETVEETFWRVAWNIAAVEEAWGGTPSELAHQYYDLLAEKRFLPNSPTFTGAGTPLGQLAACFVLPLSDDMGRWNDGIFQTLRNAALIQQTGGGNGFSFSRLRPKGALIKTSSGEATGPVGFLRVYDKAFGEIAQGGTRRGANMAVLRVDHPDIEEFIICKTDENAITNFNISVGITDAFMKAVEHDALWSLRFPDVDHPSYRGFSGTLDQAEAAGIPVITHKRVRARQLFDKIVAHAHHNGEPGVLFLDAANRSNPVPHLYMLEATNPCGEQFLGPYENCCLGSINLAQHFGPDGNVDWKKLQNSVELATRFLDNVVDANAYVPAVPELRKAALNARRIGLGIMGLGDMMYHAGIRYGSAIGQEFAAQVMEFVRFHVMKTSIELARDRGPFPGISGSIYDPQNLTWESPSPLSPYHQDWERPTLDWDEILDGIRQYGIRNAAQTTIAPTGTIATVADCEGYGCEPVFALAYTRHVDDNGKDMKLTYTSPLFEKALFEAGIEEDTHQEIVAGVVESGSCQNVEMLPEHLRETFVVSQDISADEHVRMQAALQAFVDNSLSKTINFPPDALEEDVATAYKLAWELGCKGTTVYITGSRQKVVLETQSTVNEKGNGRMVAPAAEKEPLVLWHETKKPRPRRLKGYTYNVNTPLGKAFVTVNENGGDQPFEVFINTAKAGSDTAAVSEAIGRLLSYLLRIASPIEPRERLNEIVHQLSGIGGGRSLGFGVNRVRSLPDGVSQALREYLENSLDEYAWKEAEHGNGHHANEKQPTPAVDETRPPNFKIGDLCPDCGQAAVVNEEGCRKCYACGYSEC; the protein is encoded by the coding sequence ATGGTTTTAACGACTAATACACACCAAATTGAAAAAGTGCAATTGCCTGATGATATGCGCCAAATAAAACTGTCGGAAAATTCATATCAGGTTTTCAAGCGCCGTTATATGCGCCGGGATCAATATGGACAGCCGGTTGAAACTGTGGAAGAGACCTTCTGGCGCGTGGCCTGGAATATTGCCGCGGTGGAAGAAGCATGGGGCGGGACTCCCTCGGAGTTGGCGCACCAATATTATGATCTGCTTGCCGAAAAGCGTTTTCTCCCAAATTCACCCACCTTCACAGGGGCAGGCACTCCCCTGGGACAGTTGGCCGCTTGCTTTGTGCTGCCACTCAGTGATGATATGGGGCGCTGGAACGATGGCATCTTCCAGACACTGCGCAACGCAGCGCTGATCCAGCAAACGGGTGGCGGCAATGGATTTTCATTTTCGCGCCTGCGTCCAAAAGGAGCGTTAATTAAAACATCCTCCGGTGAGGCCACCGGGCCGGTTGGTTTTTTGCGAGTGTACGATAAAGCATTTGGGGAAATTGCTCAGGGTGGCACGCGCCGCGGGGCCAATATGGCCGTGTTACGCGTCGATCATCCCGATATTGAAGAATTTATCATCTGCAAGACCGATGAAAATGCAATTACCAATTTCAATATCTCAGTGGGCATTACCGATGCTTTTATGAAAGCAGTTGAACATGATGCCTTATGGTCGCTACGCTTTCCCGATGTTGACCATCCTTCCTATCGCGGTTTTAGCGGCACGCTCGATCAGGCTGAGGCAGCCGGCATTCCTGTGATTACCCATAAGCGTGTACGGGCGCGCCAACTTTTCGACAAGATCGTTGCCCACGCGCATCATAACGGTGAGCCGGGCGTGCTTTTTTTGGATGCCGCAAATCGTAGCAACCCGGTACCGCATCTCTATATGCTTGAAGCGACAAATCCGTGTGGTGAGCAATTTCTGGGGCCTTATGAGAATTGCTGTCTTGGTTCAATCAATTTGGCCCAGCACTTTGGCCCGGACGGCAATGTGGATTGGAAAAAACTGCAAAACTCCGTAGAACTCGCTACGCGCTTTTTGGATAATGTCGTCGACGCGAATGCCTATGTCCCCGCAGTGCCAGAATTGCGTAAAGCCGCGCTCAACGCCCGACGGATTGGTTTGGGCATCATGGGTTTGGGCGATATGATGTACCATGCCGGTATTCGCTACGGCTCTGCAATTGGGCAAGAATTTGCCGCTCAGGTGATGGAATTTGTGCGCTTTCATGTTATGAAGACCAGCATCGAGCTTGCCCGGGACCGCGGCCCATTCCCTGGAATATCGGGCAGTATCTATGACCCGCAGAACCTCACCTGGGAATCGCCCAGTCCGCTAAGCCCTTATCATCAGGATTGGGAGCGCCCAACGCTGGATTGGGATGAGATTCTGGATGGCATTCGTCAATATGGCATTCGCAATGCCGCCCAAACGACCATTGCTCCCACAGGCACAATTGCAACCGTGGCAGATTGTGAGGGTTATGGCTGCGAACCTGTGTTTGCCCTGGCCTATACCCGTCATGTGGATGACAACGGCAAGGATATGAAACTCACTTATACCAGCCCCTTATTTGAGAAAGCGCTCTTTGAAGCGGGTATCGAAGAAGATACTCATCAGGAGATCGTCGCCGGGGTGGTGGAGAGTGGGAGTTGCCAGAATGTTGAGATGCTTCCCGAGCACTTGCGTGAAACATTTGTCGTCTCACAAGATATTAGCGCGGATGAACATGTGCGTATGCAGGCTGCTTTGCAGGCATTTGTCGACAACAGCCTTTCCAAGACGATTAATTTTCCCCCAGACGCGCTCGAAGAAGATGTTGCCACAGCCTATAAATTGGCCTGGGAATTGGGTTGTAAAGGGACTACGGTTTATATAACCGGTTCGCGCCAGAAAGTAGTTCTGGAGACACAATCAACTGTAAACGAGAAGGGAAATGGCCGGATGGTTGCGCCTGCCGCCGAGAAAGAGCCATTGGTCCTGTGGCATGAGACCAAGAAACCGCGCCCGCGTCGTCTCAAGGGGTATACCTACAATGTTAACACACCGTTGGGGAAAGCCTTTGTGACCGTCAATGAAAACGGGGGCGACCAACCTTTTGAAGTTTTCATCAACACCGCTAAAGCAGGCTCGGACACAGCCGCGGTTTCTGAAGCTATTGGGCGCTTGCTTTCGTATTTATTACGCATCGCCTCACCGATTGAACCCCGTGAACGTCTTAACGAGATCGTTCATCAACTTTCTGGAATTGGCGGTGGCCGATCCCTGGGTTTTGGTGTGAACCGGGTACGCTCTTTGCCCGATGGTGTATCGCAGGCTCTGCGCGAATATCTCGAAAACTCGCTCGATGAATATGCCTGGAAAGAAGCGGAGCACGGTAATGGGCATCATGCGAATGAGAAACAACCCACACCAGCCGTGGATGAAACCCGTCCGCCGAACTTTAAAATTGGTGATCTCTGCCCTGATTGCGGGCAAGCCGCGGTGGTAAATGAGGAGGGCTGCCGCAAATGTTATGCCTGCGGCTATAGCGAATGTTGA
- the nrdR gene encoding transcriptional repressor NrdR, with protein sequence MLCPYCQTERSRVIDTTKDKRWGVRRRRECLACAQRFSTIERPILATPLLIKEDGTREEFDREKLMRGIRISCVKRPVSAADIQRLAGEVEATLQAMGKAEVSSRVVGDIVIAGLKELDHIAYIRYAIVYLGLDDLISVRTEIDRLLDSN encoded by the coding sequence ATGCTATGTCCCTATTGTCAGACAGAACGTTCGCGAGTAATTGATACCACAAAAGACAAGCGTTGGGGCGTTCGCCGCCGCCGCGAGTGTTTGGCCTGCGCTCAACGATTTAGCACCATTGAGCGCCCTATTTTGGCTACGCCATTGCTGATTAAAGAAGATGGCACGCGTGAGGAATTTGATCGTGAAAAACTGATGCGCGGCATTCGTATTTCGTGTGTCAAACGCCCTGTTTCTGCGGCAGATATTCAACGTTTAGCGGGCGAAGTCGAAGCCACCTTGCAGGCGATGGGCAAGGCTGAAGTTTCATCAAGAGTTGTGGGGGATATTGTCATCGCGGGACTCAAAGAATTAGACCATATCGCCTATATTCGTTATGCGATTGTCTATTTGGGCCTCGATGACCTAATTTCCGTTCGTACAGAAATTGACCGCCTACTCGATAGCAACTAA
- a CDS encoding NADPH-dependent oxidoreductase, translated as MPNSVIELIHQHGSVRHYKPDPVSTDLIETIVAAGQRASTSSNLQVYSVVVTTTAEKRTQLMALSGNQAHIGQAPVFLTWCADLSRLERVCEMQGSPHESGHIESFLLAAVDVSLVMQNAALAAESLGLGICYIGGIRNQSQAVIELLNLPRLVFPLCGMTLGWPERPPRIRPRLPLEAVLHWEQYHPDDRAQLLAYDQAMLETGIYRGRQVSGGAATIPQEYGWLEHSARRASKIHRPELRQILLDAGFELK; from the coding sequence ATGCCGAATTCTGTAATTGAGTTAATCCACCAGCATGGCTCGGTGCGTCATTACAAGCCCGATCCAGTGTCTACTGACCTGATCGAAACCATCGTTGCCGCGGGGCAGCGCGCTTCAACCTCATCGAATTTGCAGGTGTATAGCGTGGTTGTGACCACCACTGCCGAGAAACGCACCCAACTCATGGCCTTGAGCGGCAATCAGGCACATATTGGACAGGCGCCGGTATTCCTGACCTGGTGCGCCGATCTCAGCCGTTTGGAGCGGGTCTGTGAGATGCAAGGCTCTCCTCATGAGAGCGGCCATATTGAAAGTTTTCTGCTTGCCGCGGTGGATGTCAGTTTGGTGATGCAAAACGCCGCCCTGGCCGCCGAATCGCTGGGGCTGGGTATCTGCTATATTGGCGGCATTCGTAATCAATCGCAAGCGGTGATTGAATTGTTGAATCTGCCGCGGTTGGTATTCCCCCTTTGTGGCATGACCCTCGGATGGCCCGAACGCCCCCCGCGTATTCGTCCGCGGTTGCCGTTGGAGGCAGTACTCCATTGGGAGCAGTATCACCCCGACGATCGTGCGCAGCTCCTGGCTTATGATCAGGCGATGCTTGAGACGGGTATCTACCGCGGGCGGCAGGTATCCGGCGGCGCGGCAACAATTCCCCAGGAATACGGCTGGCTGGAACATTCTGCCCGGCGTGCTTCGAAAATTCATCGCCCTGAACTACGCCAGATTTTGCTGGATGCTGGTTTTGAACTGAAGTAG